Genomic segment of Candidatus Aminicenantes bacterium:
CGGCGCATGCTGTCCTGCGGAATTACCACCGGCCGCAGCATGTTCGCGTGGAACTACGCTGACGTCGGCTTGGGTGCGCTGCACCAGCGCGGCGACGCGGACATCCCGACCATCCTGGCCGCGGGCTATCCGGTCTTGGCCGATATGGTCCGGTTTAAGCCCGATATAACGGCGATATTCCTTGACCATCCAGTTCTCGATGACCTGCGCAGCCCTGGAAGAATCGGTCCCGACGGCGCGCGCCGAATTGTCCGCGCCAATGCGGATCGTCACGTGGATTGGATCAAGGTCTTCGCCAACGAGCGGGCCGGCATCCTGGAAACAGACCCGAATACCCGCAATCTCAATGATGAGGAACTGAGAGCGGCGGTCGAAGAGGCGACACGGCTGGGCCTGCCTGCGGCGGCCCACGCCTATTCGGACGAGGGCGTCGCGGCGGCCGTGAATGCCGGCGTCCGCACCATTGAACACGGATCGCTGATCACCGAGCCGACGCTGAAACTGATGCGCGAACGCGGCACCTATTTCGTCCCGACGCTCTATGGATTCAGTGTCGCCCTGACGCCTGATTCCACGCCCGAGGAACGGGCGCTCCAGCCGCGAATTGAGATGTTACTGAAAGGCAGCCTGCAAGCGATCGCAATGGCCAGGCGGCTCGGTGTTCCCGTTGTCGCCGGG
This window contains:
- a CDS encoding amidohydrolase family protein is translated as MKKLTISFFFALLLLAFVSSPVIAQESRPLILEHANVINPADDAPLLDRTIVLQDGKIQNISSVPVTMPGERMDLRGAWVLPGLIDAHVHVTNIAAARRMLSCGITTGRSMFAWNYADVGLGALHQRGDADIPTILAAGYPVLADMVRFKPDITAIFLDHPVLDDLRSPGRIGPDGARRIVRANADRHVDWIKVFANERAGILETDPNTRNLNDEELRAAVEEATRLGLPAAAHAYSDEGVAAAVNAGVRTIEHGSLITEPTLKLMRERGTYFVPTLYGFSVALTPDSTPEERALQPRIEMLLKGSLQAIAMARRLGVPVVAGTDTGYEEKEPTVIDEIMQLASAGLSNLEAIRSATSLAAECLKISSAKGALKPGLDADLVAYKDNPLNDLAVLRVPILVINGGKVFLRKE